One window from the genome of Nicotiana sylvestris chromosome 9, ASM39365v2, whole genome shotgun sequence encodes:
- the LOC104223479 gene encoding uncharacterized protein isoform X1: MYGSRGAMLGSGGVSDGYEIGSKRPRMMESNPYFAVSSGSSGYHQSYGYGSRFQPSGFPVVRLRGLPFNCSEIDVYKFFAGLDIVDIFLVNKDGRFTGDAFVVFAGHMQVDYALQRDRQNMGRRYVEVFSCKKEEYYEAIAADVKEGGYDYEYRASPPPSRPKRSMNKDQMEYTEILKLRGLPYSVRRTDIARFFGEEFNVSADKVHIAYRPDGKATGEAYVEFTSAEEAKKAMCKDNMKIGSRYIELFPSHPDEARRAESRSRQ, encoded by the exons ATGTACGGATCAAGAGG GGCAATGTTGGGGAGCGGGGGGGTTTCGGACGGGTACGAGATCGGCTCAAAGAGACCAAGAATGATGGAATCAAATCCCTACTTCGCAGTGAGCAGCGGTTCAAGTGGTTATCACCAGTCTTATGGCTATGGAAGCAGATTTCAGCCCTCCGGATTTCCTGTTGTTCGTTTGAGGGGTCTTCCGTTCAACTGCAGTGAAATCGACGTTTACAAGTTCTTTGCTGGCCTGGATATTGTGGATATTTTCCTGGTCAACAAGGATGGACGGTTCACTGGGGATGCTTTTGTTGTCTTTGCTGGTCACATGCAAGTTGATTATGCTCTTCAAAGGGACAGGCAGAACATGGGGAGGAGATATGTGGAAGTTTTCAGCTGCAAGAAGGAAGAGTATTACGAAGCTATAGCTGCTGATGTGAAGGAAGGAGGTTATGATTATGAATATCGTGCTTCCCCTCCTCCATCTCGTCCAAAGAGATCTATGAACAAAGATCAAATGGAGTACACTGAGATACTGAAATTGCGAGGTCTCCCATACAGTGTTAGAAGAACAGATATTGCCAGGTTTTTCGGAGAGGAATTCAATGTTTCAGCTGACAAGGTACACATTGCATATCGCCCCGATGGAAAAGCTACTGGAGAGGCTTATGTGGAATTTACCTCTGCTGAAGAGGCCAAGAAAGCTATGTGCAAGGACAATATGAAGATTGGATCTAGGTACATTGAGCTATTTCCTTCACATCCAGATGAAGCTAGACGAGCGGAGTCTAGGTCACGACAGTGA
- the LOC104223479 gene encoding uncharacterized protein isoform X2, with the protein MQVDYALQRDRQNMGRRYVEVFSCKKEEYYEAIAADVKEGGYDYEYRASPPPSRPKRSMNKDQMEYTEILKLRGLPYSVRRTDIARFFGEEFNVSADKVHIAYRPDGKATGEAYVEFTSAEEAKKAMCKDNMKIGSRYIELFPSHPDEARRAESRSRQ; encoded by the coding sequence ATGCAAGTTGATTATGCTCTTCAAAGGGACAGGCAGAACATGGGGAGGAGATATGTGGAAGTTTTCAGCTGCAAGAAGGAAGAGTATTACGAAGCTATAGCTGCTGATGTGAAGGAAGGAGGTTATGATTATGAATATCGTGCTTCCCCTCCTCCATCTCGTCCAAAGAGATCTATGAACAAAGATCAAATGGAGTACACTGAGATACTGAAATTGCGAGGTCTCCCATACAGTGTTAGAAGAACAGATATTGCCAGGTTTTTCGGAGAGGAATTCAATGTTTCAGCTGACAAGGTACACATTGCATATCGCCCCGATGGAAAAGCTACTGGAGAGGCTTATGTGGAATTTACCTCTGCTGAAGAGGCCAAGAAAGCTATGTGCAAGGACAATATGAAGATTGGATCTAGGTACATTGAGCTATTTCCTTCACATCCAGATGAAGCTAGACGAGCGGAGTCTAGGTCACGACAGTGA